The Lysinibacillus pakistanensis genome includes a window with the following:
- a CDS encoding ABC transporter ATP-binding protein, giving the protein MQAIKQLGRYLGPYKFFTLIAPLLMVLEVTMDLLQPTIMQHMIDTGIVNGDNPYVLKMFIWMLVSAVLGLFGGIGCSYYSSKAAIHFASDVRQSLYEKMMTYSAKERDNFTTGKLITILTSDVESIQRAFMMTLRIFVRGPLLFIGAVIIVFVTARELFSILLIIVPMLIIAMYFFTKYSGMLYRRVQEAIDGVNTKLQENLAGIRVIKAFRRETQQIEQFSKHNDALTKRFITAEQIVGVLVPFTMFVVNLGIVAALWLGAIKVEAGTLQVGVILAFINYLTIILNGLMSSSMVLMQIARAIPSGERIIDVLNKEVTVKEAENALATPIHGAIDFQNVSYRYYETAEDVLKNITFSVKAGQTIGLIGKTGSGKSTLVKLLPRLFDPTSGEIHLDGKPIKSYALSTLREHIGFTSQKALLFSGKIEKNIRVGKENATTKEIQKALDAACATEFVERLDKGMAHELSQGATNLSGGQKQRLALSRALIRQPAILVLDDTTSALDSASEKHVQQAIHEQYQNTTTFIVASKITSIQQTDVILVLEDGEIVGQGTHQELLQNNKSYQAIYASQQKAGEQS; this is encoded by the coding sequence TGGTGATAATCCATATGTGCTGAAAATGTTCATATGGATGTTAGTAAGTGCGGTGCTTGGACTTTTTGGTGGAATTGGTTGTTCATATTATAGTTCCAAGGCAGCGATTCATTTTGCTTCTGATGTTCGCCAATCATTGTATGAGAAAATGATGACGTATTCAGCAAAGGAACGTGATAATTTCACAACAGGAAAGCTTATTACAATATTAACAAGTGATGTGGAAAGTATTCAACGCGCGTTTATGATGACGTTGCGTATTTTTGTGCGTGGGCCACTGCTCTTTATTGGTGCAGTTATAATTGTCTTTGTCACTGCTCGCGAGCTATTTTCCATACTACTGATTATTGTACCAATGTTAATCATAGCTATGTACTTTTTTACAAAGTATTCAGGTATGCTATATCGCAGAGTACAAGAGGCCATTGATGGTGTGAATACAAAGCTACAGGAAAATTTAGCAGGAATTCGTGTGATCAAAGCCTTTCGTCGTGAAACACAGCAAATTGAACAATTTAGTAAACATAATGATGCACTGACAAAGCGTTTTATTACAGCCGAGCAAATTGTTGGTGTGCTTGTACCCTTTACTATGTTTGTGGTCAACTTGGGCATTGTTGCAGCACTTTGGCTTGGGGCAATTAAAGTGGAGGCAGGAACATTACAGGTAGGCGTTATACTCGCTTTTATCAATTATTTAACAATCATCTTGAATGGCTTGATGTCTTCAAGCATGGTGCTAATGCAAATTGCCCGTGCAATCCCTTCTGGTGAACGCATCATAGATGTTTTAAATAAAGAGGTGACAGTGAAAGAAGCAGAAAATGCACTTGCTACTCCAATCCATGGTGCAATTGATTTTCAAAATGTCAGCTATCGTTATTATGAAACGGCTGAGGATGTCCTCAAAAACATTACCTTTTCCGTGAAGGCAGGACAAACAATTGGTCTCATTGGCAAAACGGGGAGTGGAAAATCCACGCTGGTAAAACTTTTACCTCGCTTATTCGACCCTACTAGTGGTGAAATACACTTGGATGGAAAGCCAATAAAGTCGTATGCATTGTCAACTTTACGTGAGCATATTGGCTTTACCTCTCAGAAAGCACTTCTGTTCTCAGGCAAGATTGAGAAAAATATCCGTGTAGGAAAGGAAAATGCAACAACGAAAGAAATACAAAAAGCATTGGATGCTGCGTGTGCTACTGAATTTGTAGAACGACTTGATAAAGGCATGGCCCATGAATTATCACAGGGAGCAACGAATCTTTCTGGTGGACAAAAGCAACGACTGGCCTTAAGCCGTGCGCTGATCAGGCAGCCAGCTATATTAGTGCTGGATGATACAACATCAGCATTGGATAGTGCCTCCGAAAAACATGTGCAACAAGCCATTCATGAACAATATCAAAATACCACAACATTTATCGTCGCCTCAAAAATCACTTCGATTCAGCAGACAGATGTCATTCTTGTATTAGAGGATGGCGAAATTGTTGGTCAGGGCACACATCAGGAATTATTACAGAATAATAAATCCTATCAAGCAATCTATGCTTCACAGCAAAAGGCTGGTGAACAATCATGA
- a CDS encoding ABC transporter ATP-binding protein — protein MNQSQPKQMNFGRGPRMSGPAEKAKNQKVTIYRVWQYVKLQKIGLYFSIFFVIASTFLSLAGPYMIGHIVDDYIMKKDIAGTIRLGIVLAVIFTIASIFTWLQTYVMIHVAMKTIRTLRLELFKKLQTLTLRFFDQRALGDLMSRVTNDIDNLNTALAQSVTQIVSSILTVIGVSIAMFSLSWQLAIVTLIIIPLIVFTTKQIVKRSSKNYAARQRDLGKLNGYIEEMITGAEVVTLFGKEQQTIATFYQQNENLRNSAQRAEITSGLLGPINNFMNNLGLAVVIGTGAFLSVQGFVSVGVIAAFVTYTRQFFRPLNQLSNLLNTFQSAIAGAERVFEILDESSEVADKPQAIDIQSLKGDVIFQHVSFSYLPGKPVLKNISFHAKAGDTIALVGPTGSGKTTIINLLTRFYDVDTGEILIDGQNIESYKMATIRQRVGVVLQDTYLFSGTIRENIRFGKLDATDAEVEEAAKIANAHNFIKYLPAQYDTPVHAGGANLSQGQRQLLAIARAILENADILILDEATSSVDTQTEVDIQKGLQHLMQGRTSFVIAHRLKTIESADQILVIQQGEIVEQGNHQQLMRRQGIYHNLQQKLLLEQEE, from the coding sequence ATGAATCAAAGTCAACCAAAGCAAATGAATTTTGGACGTGGACCTCGTATGAGTGGTCCAGCTGAGAAGGCTAAAAATCAAAAGGTCACAATATACCGTGTATGGCAGTATGTGAAGCTGCAAAAAATAGGGCTTTATTTCTCTATATTTTTTGTCATCGCCTCAACATTTTTAAGCTTAGCAGGCCCATATATGATTGGACATATCGTTGATGACTATATTATGAAAAAGGACATTGCTGGAACGATTCGTCTTGGGATTGTCTTAGCTGTCATTTTTACAATCGCCTCTATTTTTACCTGGCTGCAAACATATGTCATGATTCATGTAGCGATGAAAACCATTCGCACACTGCGACTGGAATTATTTAAAAAACTTCAAACTCTCACACTAAGATTTTTTGATCAGCGTGCACTTGGTGATTTAATGAGCCGTGTCACAAATGATATTGATAATTTAAATACAGCCCTTGCACAAAGTGTGACCCAAATTGTTTCATCCATTTTAACAGTGATTGGTGTTAGCATTGCGATGTTTTCCCTTAGCTGGCAGTTAGCCATTGTCACATTAATTATTATTCCGCTTATTGTTTTCACGACAAAGCAAATTGTGAAACGTAGCAGTAAAAACTATGCAGCACGACAACGTGATTTAGGCAAACTTAATGGCTATATTGAGGAAATGATTACAGGAGCAGAAGTTGTCACACTTTTTGGAAAGGAACAGCAAACAATTGCCACATTCTATCAACAAAATGAAAATTTACGCAACTCGGCACAGCGAGCAGAAATTACATCAGGCCTACTTGGTCCAATTAATAACTTTATGAACAACCTAGGTCTAGCCGTTGTCATTGGAACAGGGGCATTTTTATCAGTGCAAGGGTTTGTTTCTGTCGGTGTCATTGCGGCATTTGTCACGTATACACGTCAATTTTTCCGTCCGTTAAATCAGCTATCCAATCTATTAAATACCTTTCAGTCAGCAATTGCAGGAGCAGAGCGTGTTTTTGAAATTTTAGATGAATCATCAGAGGTGGCAGATAAACCACAGGCTATTGATATCCAATCTTTAAAAGGAGATGTGATATTTCAACATGTGTCCTTTAGCTATTTACCAGGGAAGCCAGTCCTGAAAAATATAAGCTTTCATGCTAAAGCTGGTGACACTATAGCACTTGTTGGACCAACAGGATCAGGAAAAACGACTATTATCAATTTGCTTACACGTTTTTATGATGTGGATACGGGTGAAATTTTGATTGATGGCCAAAACATTGAGAGCTACAAAATGGCTACAATCCGTCAAAGAGTAGGAGTCGTATTGCAGGATACGTATTTATTTTCTGGGACTATTCGGGAAAATATTCGTTTTGGTAAGCTAGATGCGACAGACGCAGAGGTAGAGGAAGCGGCGAAAATAGCCAATGCTCATAATTTTATTAAATACTTACCGGCCCAATATGATACGCCAGTACATGCAGGAGGCGCAAATTTAAGTCAGGGACAACGTCAATTACTTGCTATTGCCCGGGCAATTTTGGAAAATGCAGATATTTTAATTTTGGATGAAGCGACATCAAGCGTCGATACGCAAACAGAGGTCGATATTCAAAAGGGCTTACAGCATTTGATGCAGGGGCGCACTAGCTTTGTCATTGCACACCGTTTAAAAACGATTGAGAGTGCCGATCAAATTCTCGTTATTCAACAGGGCGAAATTGTCGAGCAGGGCAATCATCAGCAGTTAATGCGACGTCAAGGTATCTATCATAACCTCCAACAAAAGCTTTTACTTGAGCAAGAAGAGTAA
- a CDS encoding alpha/beta fold hydrolase yields the protein MKKVKKILFYVGVILLLGIVAICVYHQIQLHREAVILKNKGKMVEVDHHRINVYNEGRGNDTYVFMAGSGIAAPMYEMKGLYSKFSQEHKIAVIERAGYGLSDITDDNRDIDTILEQTRAALLQSGNKPPYVLVPHSISGVEAIYWAQKHPEEIKGIIALDIGLPGQYVKHKMGQMDTWMIKGINLLTKIGLHRLTPSKVYNPQVIRQSFLTEEEKAIYQALSYKQFFNNNMKNELLQVYENSLQSEKLPKPQNTPILFIDAIAEENKYTEQNRKDYRNFAEQINLADVKEVRGTHSIYLYKPDEIYQLAMTFMEEKVDSKERSIK from the coding sequence ATGAAAAAAGTTAAGAAAATTCTATTCTATGTAGGAGTGATTCTTTTACTTGGTATAGTCGCTATTTGTGTGTATCATCAAATTCAGCTACATAGAGAAGCAGTTATTTTAAAGAATAAGGGCAAAATGGTTGAGGTTGATCACCATAGAATCAATGTTTATAATGAGGGGCGTGGTAATGATACCTATGTCTTTATGGCAGGCTCTGGCATTGCTGCTCCTATGTATGAGATGAAAGGGCTTTATAGCAAATTCTCACAGGAGCATAAAATTGCTGTTATCGAAAGAGCAGGCTATGGACTTAGTGATATTACAGATGATAACCGAGATATTGATACTATATTAGAGCAAACGAGAGCAGCTCTTCTACAAAGTGGCAATAAGCCTCCTTATGTTTTAGTTCCACATTCAATCTCGGGTGTTGAAGCTATCTATTGGGCACAAAAACACCCTGAAGAAATTAAGGGCATTATTGCACTTGATATTGGTTTGCCAGGTCAATATGTGAAGCATAAAATGGGACAAATGGATACATGGATGATAAAGGGTATCAATCTATTAACGAAAATAGGCCTGCATCGTCTAACACCCTCGAAAGTTTATAACCCACAGGTAATAAGGCAATCCTTTTTAACAGAGGAAGAAAAAGCTATTTATCAAGCGTTGTCCTATAAACAATTTTTTAATAATAATATGAAGAATGAGCTATTACAAGTCTACGAAAATAGTTTACAATCAGAAAAGTTGCCAAAGCCTCAGAATACACCGATATTATTTATTGATGCCATTGCAGAGGAAAATAAATATACAGAACAAAATCGCAAGGATTACAGAAATTTTGCTGAGCAAATAAACTTGGCAGATGTGAAAGAAGTAAGAGGTACCCATAGCATTTATTTATATAAACCAGATGAGATTTATCAACTTGCTATGACATTTATGGAAGAGAAAGTAGACAGCAAAGAAAGGTCGATAAAATGA
- a CDS encoding response regulator transcription factor, whose protein sequence is MKGFTILIVEDDQMIGHLLQKIIQREGYEVVWKTSGKDIGRIIHQIDLVIMDIMLPGEDGYQLTTFIKGLGLPIPIIFLSARNDIESKLEGLTVGEDYMTKPFEPRELLLRMQKMLKQHYGSLTQIQHLLINTEQRKVFKHNIHEEIVLTAIERKIFFYLFDNRDRVLSKDHFFDYLWPLEDRNHNIINVHIKKIRAKMDDPTGTILQNIYGEGYRLNTYIRQ, encoded by the coding sequence ATGAAGGGTTTTACCATTTTAATAGTAGAGGATGATCAAATGATTGGTCATTTACTGCAAAAAATTATCCAACGTGAAGGCTATGAGGTAGTATGGAAAACAAGCGGTAAGGATATAGGGCGTATTATCCATCAAATTGATTTAGTGATCATGGATATTATGCTACCTGGAGAGGATGGCTATCAGCTGACAACGTTTATTAAAGGCTTAGGCTTACCTATTCCTATTATCTTTCTGTCAGCTCGAAATGACATTGAGAGTAAGCTAGAGGGATTAACAGTTGGAGAAGATTATATGACAAAGCCCTTTGAACCGAGAGAGCTTCTTTTACGAATGCAAAAAATGCTCAAGCAGCATTATGGTTCTTTGACACAAATTCAGCACCTCTTGATTAATACAGAGCAGCGTAAGGTATTTAAGCATAATATTCATGAGGAGATTGTTTTAACTGCCATTGAGCGTAAAATCTTCTTTTATTTATTTGACAACCGAGATAGAGTGTTATCGAAGGATCATTTTTTTGACTACCTATGGCCACTGGAGGATCGAAATCATAATATCATCAATGTCCATATTAAAAAAATTAGAGCAAAAATGGATGATCCTACAGGTACTATACTTCAAAATATTTATGGGGAAGGGTATCGTTTAAATACCTATATACGACAATGA
- a CDS encoding sensor histidine kinase translates to MTLKTKYRFLLFSAIISVPIVLLGISVLMSILYEFAFKAKNQDTPFHESFAYPIMLVVFFLSLCVLAFLFSKSINSLLTKINMLHQVIRDLASDERTPHTLEVNSEDEIGQLIQSVNILIERTTYRELELEQQQRLQKELLQKLRHDINTPLTAIRLQLFYVEDSLKDQPDLVESLNEQIHYIANLTNELSFQSIDTVESSYIIKEEVSLPKLLETMIDKWRYLFTIHSIELSFQLNVSELLWMSNELWLQRLFDNVFQNTLKHSKATKLMVVIDNGMIKMIDNGIGFEKNHKHCGLGLQIIEDIAMVLQLHYTLESSKAGTSFCFTSKME, encoded by the coding sequence ATGACATTAAAAACAAAATATCGCTTTCTATTATTTTCTGCTATTATCAGTGTTCCAATTGTATTATTAGGAATAAGTGTATTGATGTCCATACTCTATGAGTTTGCCTTTAAAGCGAAAAATCAGGACACTCCATTTCATGAATCCTTTGCCTACCCAATAATGCTAGTTGTGTTCTTTTTATCACTATGTGTGTTAGCCTTTTTATTTTCGAAATCAATTAATTCATTGCTTACGAAAATTAACATGCTCCATCAAGTAATTCGTGACTTAGCAAGTGATGAAAGAACACCCCATACATTAGAAGTTAACAGTGAGGATGAAATAGGACAGCTTATCCAATCGGTCAATATTTTAATTGAACGAACTACCTATCGGGAACTAGAATTGGAGCAACAACAACGATTGCAAAAGGAGCTTCTTCAAAAGCTAAGACACGATATCAATACACCACTCACAGCGATTCGATTACAATTATTTTATGTAGAAGATTCCCTAAAGGACCAGCCAGATTTGGTAGAGTCATTAAATGAGCAGATTCACTATATTGCGAACTTAACAAATGAATTATCGTTTCAATCCATTGATACAGTGGAAAGCTCTTATATTATAAAAGAGGAAGTAAGTCTGCCGAAATTATTGGAGACAATGATAGACAAATGGCGCTATTTATTTACCATTCATTCAATCGAATTAAGCTTTCAACTAAATGTATCAGAATTATTGTGGATGAGTAATGAATTATGGTTACAGCGTTTATTTGATAATGTGTTTCAAAATACCTTAAAACATTCCAAAGCCACAAAGCTTATGGTTGTCATTGATAATGGAATGATTAAGATGATAGATAATGGGATTGGCTTTGAAAAAAACCACAAACATTGCGGATTAGGGTTACAGATTATCGAGGATATCGCTATGGTTCTTCAGCTACACTACACACTGGAATCAAGCAAAGCAGGTACATCATTTTGCTTTACCTCAAAGATGGAGTAA